The DNA window GCCAATCTGGATGGTCCCGTGATTGTGCAGACCGATAATATCGCCCGACACGGCCTCTTCCAGCAGCTCCCGATCCCCCGCCAAAAAGCTCACGGCATCGGCAATCTTCACATCTTTGCCAATGCGCACATGGCGCATTTTCATTCCTTTACGATAAGTGCCGGAGCAAATCCGCATAAAGGCAATCCGGTCCCGGTGCTTGGGGTCCATGTTCGCCTGAATTTTAAAAACAAAGCCGCTGAAGGTTTCGCCTTTGGCATCCACCTCAGTGGCACTGCCATCACTTTGCAGGGCTTCCCGGTTCAGCGGTGCGGGCGCCCATTCAACGAAATCATCCAGCATTTCCCGCACACCAAAGTTGGCCAGCGCGGTGCCGAAGAAAACCGGCGTTAACTGGCCGGCCCGGTAGTCCTCCAGCACAAACTCATGGCTCGCGCCCCGGACCAGCTCGATCTCATCGAGAAAGTCCTGATACTCATCAGCCAGCAGCGCCTTGGCCTCGTCACTGTCGAGGCCGTCGATACGAATATCCTCGGCGACCACACTGCCCTTACCCGGCTGGAACACATGAATGGTATCGGTGTAGAGGTTGTATACCCCCTTGAAATCACGACCCATCCCGATGGGCCAGTTCACCGGCGCCGCGGCGATCCCCAATACGCTCTCAATCTCGTCGAGCAGTTCGATGGGGTCGCGAATATCCCGGTCCATTTTGTTCACAAAGCCGATGATGGGGGTGTCCCGCAGGCGGCAGACATTCATCAATTTGATGGTCCGGTCCTCGACCCCCTTGGCGCCGTCGATCACCATCAGCGCCGAGTCCACGGCGGTGAGCGTCCGGTAGGTATCCTCAGAGAAATCCTCGTGCCCCGGGGTATCGAGCAGGTTCACCACTTTGCCCTTGTAAGGGAACTGCATCACCGACGAAGTCACCGAAATGCCCCGCTCTTTCTCCAGGCTCATCCAGTCAGAGGTGGCCGCTTTGTCGTGCTTTTTGCCCTTGACCGTGCCCGCCACCTGAATCAACTGACCCAGCAGAATCAGCTTTTCGGTGATGGTGGTTTTACCCGCATCCGGGTGGGAAATAATGGCAAAAGTGCGGCGTTTGGCTATTTCAGATTGAGCTACAGACATTGGCGTGGGTGTTCTCGCATGGATATTCGGGCGGAATCGGCGGAGCCTCCGCCAGGATGGGCGTGGATTTTACGCGAAAGCCCCCGGGTTTTCATCGACGATCGCCCGCATAAAATATGACTACTGCGAACAAATGCCGGGGAAATGGCTGGCCAGGGCCGGGAATTTTCCTCAAAATGGTCCCCTTCTGCAAAATCCCGTATTTTTCCCCGCCCGCCAGACCCGGCGGTTCCCCACAGAGAACGTTTTATTTATGAGTTTTTCCTCCCTGGGCCTTTCCGAGCCCATTACTCGGGCCGTGACCGAACTAAACTACAGCACCCCTTCCCCGATCCAGGAACAGGCTATTCCCGCGATCATCCAGGGCCGGGACATTATGGCGGCCGCCCAAACCGGCACCGGCAAAACTGCCGGCTTTACCCTGCCGCTGTTGGAGCGCCTGTCCAAAGGTCAGCCCGCCGGATCCAACCAGGCCCGTGCGCTGGTGCTGACACCCACCCGAGAGCTGGCTGCCCAGGTTGGCCAAAGCGTTGCCGCCTACAGCAAATATCTGCGCATGCGCTCCACCGTGGTTTACGGCGGCGTCAAGATCAACCCGCAAATGATGGCTCTGCGCAAAGGTGCCGATGTCCTCGTGGCCACACCGGGCCGACTGCTGGATTTGCATCAGCAACGGGCCGTGCGCTTTGACCAGTTGGAAGTGCTGGTGCTCGATGAAGCCGACCGGATGTTGGACATGGGCTTTATTCACGACCTGCGCAAAATTCTGGCCCTGCTGCCCCCCAAGCGTCAGACCCTGATGTTCTCGGCAACCTTCTCCGACGATATTCGCCAGCTGGCCAAATCCTTTGTTAGCGACCCGGTCGAGGTTTCCGTCACCCCCCGCAACACCACCGCCGAAACCGTGAAGCAATGGATTGTGCCGGTAGACAAGAAGCGCAAGCCTGCGCTGCTGTGTAAGCTGATCAGCGAAGGCAACTGGCACCAGGTGCTGGTATTCAGCCGCACCAAGCACGGCGCCAATAAGCTAACAAAACAGCTTAGCGATGCCGGCATCACCGCCGCCGCCATTCACGGCAACAAGAGTCAGGGCGCCCGCACCCGGGCCTTGAGCGATTTCAAACAAAACAAGGTTCGTGCTCTGGTCGCCACCGATATCGCCGCCCGAGGCCTGGACATCAGCCAGCTTCCCCAAGTGGTTAATTTTGATCTGCCCAATGTGCCGGAAGATTATGTGCACCGCATCGGTCGTACCGGTCGGGCTGGTGCCAGCGGTCACGCCGTGTCGCTGGTCAGCGCCGATGAATTCGACTACCTGTGCAGTATCGAGCGGCTGATCAAATCTTCTCTCGAGCGCCGTGAGGTGGAAGGCTTTGAGCCCGATCATGTGCTGCCAGAGGGGCGCCCGATCAGCACTCCCCACAAGCCGCGCAAGCCCCGCCCAGCTGGCAACGGCAATGGCAATCAACGGGCCGCAGCAAAACCCGGCGGCAATCGCCGGCGCGGTAATGCCAAACCTGGTGAGTCCGGCCGCAACAGCCAGGGCAATCGGGATAACAGCGGCGCCCGTAAGCGACCCTCCCAAGCCGGAAACAGCGCCGGCAATGATGGCGGAAACACCAGCGGCAAACCGGCCAGCAGCAGGCCAGCCAATGGCAATCAAAAAGCCCAGGGCGGCGAACGCAAATCCAGCAGCACCGGGCGGGCTGCGCCCCGCAGCTTTGGCAGCTTGCGCTAGCAAAAAGCTCCCAGGTTCAGGGGCTAGTCTGAGGGAGTAGTGGCAGAGACAACGTCGTAGCCGTAACGGCGAATCACCGCCTGCCCCTCGGCGCCAGCCAAATAGCCCAGCAGGGCTGTGGCTGCCGCAGTTTTGGACGACCGTTGTAGCAGCGCCGCGTCTTGCAAAATGGGCGGCGCCAGCTCAGCGGGAACACGCCAGAATTGGCCGCGCTGCTCGGCAGGCAACGCCAGGACCTGAGAAAGGGCAACAAACCCCAGCTCGGCATTGCCAGTGGCAACGAACTGAAACGCCTGATTGATATTGTCTCCCAGCACCTGTTTTTGCGTCGTGCTCGCCAGCAGACCTAACCGGCGCAACACTTCTTCCGCCGCTTGCCCGTAGGGTGCCAACAGCGGATTGGCCATAGCCAGATGCGCGAAGCGCCCTTCCTTAAGCATCACCAGGGGATTTGCGGTTTGTATCTGATCAGGCGCCCACAACACCAGCGTGCCGATGGCGTAGCTGAATTGACTGTCTGGAACGGCCAGCCCCTTTTCCACCAGCACATCGATTTTGTGCTGGTCTGCCGACAGAAACACATCGAAGGGCGCGCCGTGCTCGATCTGGGCAAACAGCTTGCCCGATGAGCCAAAGGACAGATTAACGTGGTGGCCGTGCTGGGTTTCAAACCCCTTGGCAAGCTCGCGCATCGGCCCGGCAAAATTGGACGCCACCGCCACGTGAAGCACCTCCGCCGTCACGCTTTGCACGCTGCAGCACACCAGCAACACCAGCGCCCAGGTGCCGCGCACCCAAGGACCGGAACGCGACGGGCGCGGTTCCTGCCGGTGAAATAAAACCGAAGCAAAAATCATCACACCGCCGGCAGAGTTAACGAAGATCGCATTTTGCGGTAGCCACCCCGGCAGACGCAACATCGCAGCGATCACGAGGTGAGCCCGCCGCCAGGCAAGTTCGCATTTGGGGCAGCCTCAACTTTCCATATCACCACCAACCGCACCAAAACAGAGCAGAATCAGCTGAAACGCACTAAATACGCGTACCAGACAGACAGCCGCCCCCGCCAGGCCCAGTATCTCGGGGCAAATTCGCTGGCATAGCAATTGCGTAGAGTAGAGATCGAGAGACCTATCGCCGCGTCTCAACCAATTGCAAGGGGCCGCTGCCACACGGCCCTGTATCCAAGCCGAATCGAGCAACGTGACTAAGCCAACATCCACAAACCGTGTAAAAAGTGTTTGCCCCTACTGTGGGGTCGGCTGCGGTATCGTCATGGAAGTTGAAGACGGCCGCATCAAACGGGTCACCGGAGATAAAAGCCACCCCAGCAACTTTGGCCGTCTGTGTACCAAGGGCAACACCTGCGGCGAAGCGGTGGCCGACAGCGGCCGACTGGAGACGGCCCTGGTGCGGCCAGATCGGCAAACGCCGCCAACACCCAGATCCTACCAAGAAGCCATTACCGAGACCGCGCGGCGCCTCCGAGCCATCATCGACGAACATGGCCCCGACGCCGTCGCCCTCTATGTTTCCGGGCAAATGTCGATGGAGTCCCAGTACCTGGCCAACAAGCTGGCCAAGGGCTTTTTCGGCACCAACAACATCGAGTCCAATTCCCGCCTGTGTATGGCCAGCGCCAGCAGCGGCTACAAACTGTCCCTCGGCGCTGACGGCCCGCCCGGCTCCTATCAGGATTTTGACTGCAGCGACCTGTTTTTTATTACCGGCGCCAACATGGCCGACTGCCACCCCATCCTGTTTTTGCGGATGATGGAGCGGGTCAAGCAGGGGGCAAAGCTCATCGTGGTGGACCCCCGCCGCACCGCCACCGCCGACAAGGCCGACCTGTTCTTGCAAATCCGCCCCGGCACCGACCTGGCCCTGCTCAACGGCCTGCTCCACCTGCTCGTTGAACACAACGCCATTGATCAGACCTTTATCGATGGCAATACCGAAGGCTGGCAGCAGATGGTCACCTTTCTGGCTGACTACCCGCCGGCGCGGGTGGCCAAGATTACCGGGCTCGACGAAGCCGACATTCGCC is part of the Spongiibacter taiwanensis genome and encodes:
- a CDS encoding peptide chain release factor 3, with protein sequence MSVAQSEIAKRRTFAIISHPDAGKTTITEKLILLGQLIQVAGTVKGKKHDKAATSDWMSLEKERGISVTSSVMQFPYKGKVVNLLDTPGHEDFSEDTYRTLTAVDSALMVIDGAKGVEDRTIKLMNVCRLRDTPIIGFVNKMDRDIRDPIELLDEIESVLGIAAAPVNWPIGMGRDFKGVYNLYTDTIHVFQPGKGSVVAEDIRIDGLDSDEAKALLADEYQDFLDEIELVRGASHEFVLEDYRAGQLTPVFFGTALANFGVREMLDDFVEWAPAPLNREALQSDGSATEVDAKGETFSGFVFKIQANMDPKHRDRIAFMRICSGTYRKGMKMRHVRIGKDVKIADAVSFLAGDRELLEEAVSGDIIGLHNHGTIQIGDTFTEGEELKFTGVPHFAPELFRRIRLKDPLKSKQLQRGLQQLSEEGSTQVFMPERNSDLVVGAVGVLQFDVVAYRLKDEYKVEAIYEPINVYTARWVECDDPKKFEEFKRKCYDNLAIDGGGHLTYLAPTRVNLSLTEERHPEVRFRATREH
- the modA gene encoding molybdate ABC transporter substrate-binding protein translates to MIAAMLRLPGWLPQNAIFVNSAGGVMIFASVLFHRQEPRPSRSGPWVRGTWALVLLVCCSVQSVTAEVLHVAVASNFAGPMRELAKGFETQHGHHVNLSFGSSGKLFAQIEHGAPFDVFLSADQHKIDVLVEKGLAVPDSQFSYAIGTLVLWAPDQIQTANPLVMLKEGRFAHLAMANPLLAPYGQAAEEVLRRLGLLASTTQKQVLGDNINQAFQFVATGNAELGFVALSQVLALPAEQRGQFWRVPAELAPPILQDAALLQRSSKTAAATALLGYLAGAEGQAVIRRYGYDVVSATTPSD
- a CDS encoding DEAD/DEAH box helicase is translated as MSFSSLGLSEPITRAVTELNYSTPSPIQEQAIPAIIQGRDIMAAAQTGTGKTAGFTLPLLERLSKGQPAGSNQARALVLTPTRELAAQVGQSVAAYSKYLRMRSTVVYGGVKINPQMMALRKGADVLVATPGRLLDLHQQRAVRFDQLEVLVLDEADRMLDMGFIHDLRKILALLPPKRQTLMFSATFSDDIRQLAKSFVSDPVEVSVTPRNTTAETVKQWIVPVDKKRKPALLCKLISEGNWHQVLVFSRTKHGANKLTKQLSDAGITAAAIHGNKSQGARTRALSDFKQNKVRALVATDIAARGLDISQLPQVVNFDLPNVPEDYVHRIGRTGRAGASGHAVSLVSADEFDYLCSIERLIKSSLERREVEGFEPDHVLPEGRPISTPHKPRKPRPAGNGNGNQRAAAKPGGNRRRGNAKPGESGRNSQGNRDNSGARKRPSQAGNSAGNDGGNTSGKPASSRPANGNQKAQGGERKSSSTGRAAPRSFGSLR